Below is a window of Hydrogenimonas sp. SS33 DNA.
CAGCCATTGCGACAGAGTCATGTACCGGGTCAAAGAGCGGGGCCGCAACGGATATGCGATGGAGAGGCTCAATATCAAGAGGGAGCCAAAGGGCGAAACGGCGGAAATGTCTGCCGGCAGCGGAGGATCGTAACCGGGAAAATTTGATACAATCGGGGTATATTGGGTGCACGGCAACCGAATTCAATCCGAAAGCGAGAAGGTTATGTACGGTTTTGTCAGAGTCGCGGCGGCGGTACCGAAAGTCCGCGTTGCGAATGTCGGTTTCAACGTAGAGCATATTGTCGATCTATGGCGGACGGCGGAAGAGCGGAAAGTCTCCGCCGTTCTGTTTCCCGAACTGGGCCTCAGCGGCTACAGCTGCGGCGACCTCTTCTATCAGCGTGCACTCCACAAAGCGGTGGAAGAGGGGCTGGAAAGGCTGCTGGAGGTATCGAAAGGTTGGAAAAGCGTCGCCATCGTCGGCGCGCCGGTATGGTGGACCGGGCGGCTCTACAACGCCGCTTTGGTGCTTCAGGGAGGCCGGGTGCTTGGCGTGGTTCCCAAAACCTACATTCCCGAGCACAAAGAGTATTACGAAAAGCGATGGTTCGTCAGCGGTGCGGGTATCTGCGGCGAAAGCGTCACACTCTGTGGAGAGGAGGTGCCTTTCGGAACGGACCTGCTCTTCGAAGAGAAGGGACGCTACCTTTTCGGGGTGGAAGTGTGTGAAGACCTCTGGAGTGTGGTTCCTCCCAGCTCCTATATGGCCCTGGCGGGTGCGACGCTGCTTTTCAACCTCTCCGCCAGCGACGAAATCGTCGGAAAGAGCGAATACAGGGCATCCCTCGTCGCGACCCAGAGCGCGCGTTGTATGGCCGCCTATGCCTATGCTTCCTGCGGCATGGGGGAGTCGACGACGGATGTAGTCTTCGGCGGCGACGTGATGATCGCCGAAAACGGTGCGATGCTGGAACGCGGGGAGCGCTTTCTGGACGAGTCGCAGATCATCTTCGCCGATGTGGATGTGGAGCGCTTGGAGAATTTCCGTGTCAGCGAAGGGAGTTTTGCCGACGGTGAGATCCGCACCTACCGTCACATCCCGGTCTCCCCTACCTTTGAGGTCGGGACAATAGAGCGGAAGATCGACCCCCACCCCTTCGTGCCTTCGAGAAAGAGCGAAAGGGCGAAACGGTGCCGGGAGATTTTCGCCATCCAGGCGGCGGCGCTTCAGAAACGGTTGGAGCATATTGGCTGCGAAATGTGTGTGCTGGGCATTTCGGGCGGGCTCGACTCGACGCTGGCGCTGCTGGCGACCTACCGGACCTATGAGATCATGGGCAGAGACCCCAAGGGAATCGTCTGTGTCACGATGCCCGGTTTCGGAACCTCCGAACGGACGCTGAAAAATGCCGGGCGGCTCTGCGACGGGCTGGGAGTAGCACTCAAAACCGTCGACATCACGGAGGCCTGCCTGGCCCATTTCCGTCAGATCGGCCACG
It encodes the following:
- a CDS encoding NAD(+) synthase; this encodes MYGFVRVAAAVPKVRVANVGFNVEHIVDLWRTAEERKVSAVLFPELGLSGYSCGDLFYQRALHKAVEEGLERLLEVSKGWKSVAIVGAPVWWTGRLYNAALVLQGGRVLGVVPKTYIPEHKEYYEKRWFVSGAGICGESVTLCGEEVPFGTDLLFEEKGRYLFGVEVCEDLWSVVPPSSYMALAGATLLFNLSASDEIVGKSEYRASLVATQSARCMAAYAYASCGMGESTTDVVFGGDVMIAENGAMLERGERFLDESQIIFADVDVERLENFRVSEGSFADGEIRTYRHIPVSPTFEVGTIERKIDPHPFVPSRKSERAKRCREIFAIQAAALQKRLEHIGCEMCVLGISGGLDSTLALLATYRTYEIMGRDPKGIVCVTMPGFGTSERTLKNAGRLCDGLGVALKTVDITEACLAHFRQIGHDPGDHSVVFENVQARERTQILMDLANELGGIVIGTGDLSEAALGWSTYNGDHMSMYAINAGIPKTLVRYIVAWAAEVYPAIADVLRDILATPVSPELLPAREGEIAQKTEEVVGPYELHDFFLYHMIKSGAAPRKLLFLARHAFGGTYDEETIRRWLEVFLRRFFSQQFKRSCMPDGPKVGTIALSPRGDWRMPSDAEVAVWLEELHSMAR